One region of Amphiprion ocellaris isolate individual 3 ecotype Okinawa chromosome 9, ASM2253959v1, whole genome shotgun sequence genomic DNA includes:
- the nkd2b gene encoding protein naked cuticle homolog 2-like isoform X2, giving the protein MGKLQSKHACKRRENPEGDSFVVNAFLRRGMEECERYSDQKLKNMQEFPNAELKEGQFTDQHCPLEVVLPPEKAEGCESYLQYLHSEDGEREAPRDATKPLGKKRISLDDLECDISVEDDNRQEWIFTLYDFDNSGKVTKEDMSSLMHTIYDVVDASVNHSCHNKSKTLRVKLTVTPEPRCHRRETGADRSHQEEGRSADKRLSSYISKGQSNEPPATEGQHYCVDENTERRNHYLDLAGIENYTSRFEGTTPVFPPQEPHSRSSQSQSRSRSQEPEAQVVHHRRSQVIGDSYNPAEPRSKGTQFLKSPKGTYKGNGGNNGAGGGGKSTKCHGYHPPLQTVLHSGSAAAHGGQDVYHLPHQAQPSSNHHQHPLQYSHSKRLRAKTREALSPSKAPLQPQSHPQQQQQQPPVPSVLPSLEREQVSCPPGSPGFVVPMVQRHEHHHHHEHHHHHHYHHYHQT; this is encoded by the exons GAGTTTCCGAATGCTGAGCTGAAGGAAGGACAATTCACAGATCAACACTGTCCCCTAGAGG TGGTTCTTCCTCCAGAGAAGGCTGAGGGCTGTGAAAGCTACCTGCAGTATCTGCACTCGGAGGACGGGGAGAGGGAGGCGCCCCGAGATGCAACCAAACCTTTGGGGAAGAAACGAATAAGCCTGGAT GACCTTGAGTGTGACATTTCTGTGGAGGATGACAACCGTCAGGAGTGGATCTTCACTCTTTACGACTTTGACAACAGTGGGAAAGTCACTAAagaa GACATGTCGAGTTTGATGCACACCATCTATGATGTGGTCGATGCCTCTGTCAATCACTCCTGCCACAACAAGAGCAAAActctgcgggtcaaactgaccgtCACTCCTGAGCCGAGGTGCCACCGAAGGGAAACAGGGGCAG ATCGTTCTCACCAGGAGGAGGGTCGATCAGCTGACAAGAGGCTGTCCTCGTACATCAG caaagggcAGAGCAACGAGCCACCGGCCACTGAGGGTCAACATTACTGTGTGGACGAGAACACAGAGAGGAGGAATCACTACCTGGACCTGGCTGGTATTGAGAACTACACCTCCAGATTTGaag GAACCACCCCTGTCTTCCCCCCTCAAGAGCCTCATAGTCGGAGCTCGCAAAGCCAGAGCCGCTCGCGCTCCCAGGAACCCGAAGCCCAAGTTGTCCACCATCGCCGCTCCCAGGTCATCGGCGACAGCTACAACCCCGCAGAACCTCGAAGCAAAGGCACGCAGTTCCTAAAATCCCCCAAAGGAACCTACAAAGGGAACGGAGGCAACAACGGGGCCGGCGGAGGCGGCAAATCCACTAAATGCCACGGTTACCACCCTCCCCTGCAGACAGTCCTGCACAGTGGCAGCGCCGCGGCCCACGGAGGCCAGGATGTTTACCACTTGCCTCACCAAGCCCAACCTTCCTCCAACCACCATCAGCACCCGCTGCAGTACAGCCACAGTAAACGCCTGAGGGCCAAAACCCGAGAGGCCCTGTCCCCGTCCAAAGCCCCCCTCCAGCCTCAGTCCcacccccagcagcagcagcagcagcccccGGTGCCCTCCGTACTGCCCAGCCTGGAGAGGGAGCAGGTGTCCTGCCCTCCCGGCAGCCCCGGCTTCGTGGTTCCCATGGTGCAGCGCCAcgagcaccaccaccaccacgaacaccaccaccaccaccactaccaccacTACCACCAGACATGA
- the nkd2b gene encoding protein naked cuticle homolog 2-like isoform X1, which produces MGKLQSKHACKRRENPEGDSFVVNAFLRRGMEECERYSDQKLKNMQEFPNAELKEGQFTDQHCPLEVVLPPEKAEGCESYLQYLHSEDGEREAPRDATKPLGKKRISLDDLECDISVEDDNRQEWIFTLYDFDNSGKVTKEDMSSLMHTIYDVVDASVNHSCHNKSKTLRVKLTVTPEPRCHRRETGADRSHQEEGRSADKRLSSYISSKGQSNEPPATEGQHYCVDENTERRNHYLDLAGIENYTSRFEGTTPVFPPQEPHSRSSQSQSRSRSQEPEAQVVHHRRSQVIGDSYNPAEPRSKGTQFLKSPKGTYKGNGGNNGAGGGGKSTKCHGYHPPLQTVLHSGSAAAHGGQDVYHLPHQAQPSSNHHQHPLQYSHSKRLRAKTREALSPSKAPLQPQSHPQQQQQQPPVPSVLPSLEREQVSCPPGSPGFVVPMVQRHEHHHHHEHHHHHHYHHYHQT; this is translated from the exons GAGTTTCCGAATGCTGAGCTGAAGGAAGGACAATTCACAGATCAACACTGTCCCCTAGAGG TGGTTCTTCCTCCAGAGAAGGCTGAGGGCTGTGAAAGCTACCTGCAGTATCTGCACTCGGAGGACGGGGAGAGGGAGGCGCCCCGAGATGCAACCAAACCTTTGGGGAAGAAACGAATAAGCCTGGAT GACCTTGAGTGTGACATTTCTGTGGAGGATGACAACCGTCAGGAGTGGATCTTCACTCTTTACGACTTTGACAACAGTGGGAAAGTCACTAAagaa GACATGTCGAGTTTGATGCACACCATCTATGATGTGGTCGATGCCTCTGTCAATCACTCCTGCCACAACAAGAGCAAAActctgcgggtcaaactgaccgtCACTCCTGAGCCGAGGTGCCACCGAAGGGAAACAGGGGCAG ATCGTTCTCACCAGGAGGAGGGTCGATCAGCTGACAAGAGGCTGTCCTCGTACATCAG cagcaaagggcAGAGCAACGAGCCACCGGCCACTGAGGGTCAACATTACTGTGTGGACGAGAACACAGAGAGGAGGAATCACTACCTGGACCTGGCTGGTATTGAGAACTACACCTCCAGATTTGaag GAACCACCCCTGTCTTCCCCCCTCAAGAGCCTCATAGTCGGAGCTCGCAAAGCCAGAGCCGCTCGCGCTCCCAGGAACCCGAAGCCCAAGTTGTCCACCATCGCCGCTCCCAGGTCATCGGCGACAGCTACAACCCCGCAGAACCTCGAAGCAAAGGCACGCAGTTCCTAAAATCCCCCAAAGGAACCTACAAAGGGAACGGAGGCAACAACGGGGCCGGCGGAGGCGGCAAATCCACTAAATGCCACGGTTACCACCCTCCCCTGCAGACAGTCCTGCACAGTGGCAGCGCCGCGGCCCACGGAGGCCAGGATGTTTACCACTTGCCTCACCAAGCCCAACCTTCCTCCAACCACCATCAGCACCCGCTGCAGTACAGCCACAGTAAACGCCTGAGGGCCAAAACCCGAGAGGCCCTGTCCCCGTCCAAAGCCCCCCTCCAGCCTCAGTCCcacccccagcagcagcagcagcagcccccGGTGCCCTCCGTACTGCCCAGCCTGGAGAGGGAGCAGGTGTCCTGCCCTCCCGGCAGCCCCGGCTTCGTGGTTCCCATGGTGCAGCGCCAcgagcaccaccaccaccacgaacaccaccaccaccaccactaccaccacTACCACCAGACATGA